A window of the Deinococcus gobiensis I-0 genome harbors these coding sequences:
- a CDS encoding alpha-amylase family glycosyl hydrolase — translation MPRLSSVGLRLTLLSSALLAGCSQTSVPGPASAPAPAGVSSSAALAPQAISGSNIDAWRQQVIYLVLPDRFSNGNTGNDNLGQANCYDPASPTKFHGGDLAGLRQKLPYIRDLGATAVWTTPVYKQVGLVNGNSCGYHGYWPDYSSPDDTAVEPKFGTGSDLSGLISDLKAGGQKYIMDMVVNHAGYGARVVSQQPGWFHSNCSGDEINCPLAGLPDFRQEDSAVAAYLTNLSKSWTSAYAIDAIRMDTVKHVPNSYWQNSWVPGVLAARPNTFLLGEAFLSGSASQLKPFLDAGFDSTFNFPLRQALVDSLGKGGSLDRLAAGMQDTLGTLGLDRTLLQTNLLDNHDVPRFVNEPGSGVAESEIRTRYGLALGALMTLPGIPQLYYGNELGMYGGSDPDNRRDMPSWAWTDTGRSSAQTNFLAGGGTPKTTYDLTKKLIGLRKGNEALWKGNYAELWRPNGGQNVFAFYRGSGTSRVVVVMNSSASSASVSLDLQGNAGISTSDKSALGNGTVFSDLLGAGAPASATVSGGKLPVTLGAGRMAVYRAGTSSGGGGSTVSVTYQVSASTSYGQNLYLVGDRSELGAWNTDSAVPMTSSACSGTVCTWKATVSLPPSVATAFKFIKKPGDSGAAVTWEGGNNRTYTSPSSGTATYSGGSWQ, via the coding sequence ATGCCACGTCTGTCTTCCGTCGGCCTTCGTCTCACGTTGCTTTCCTCGGCCCTGCTCGCCGGGTGTTCCCAGACCTCGGTGCCCGGACCGGCCTCCGCTCCGGCCCCGGCAGGCGTGTCCAGCAGCGCCGCCCTCGCTCCGCAGGCCATCAGCGGCAGCAACATCGACGCCTGGCGTCAGCAGGTCATCTACCTCGTCCTGCCCGACCGGTTCTCCAACGGCAATACCGGCAACGACAATCTGGGCCAGGCCAACTGCTACGACCCGGCCAGCCCCACCAAGTTCCACGGCGGCGACCTCGCGGGCCTGCGCCAGAAACTGCCCTATATCCGCGACCTGGGCGCCACGGCGGTCTGGACCACCCCCGTCTACAAGCAGGTGGGCCTCGTCAACGGCAACTCCTGCGGGTACCACGGCTACTGGCCCGACTATTCCTCGCCGGACGACACGGCCGTCGAGCCCAAATTCGGCACGGGCAGCGACCTCAGCGGCCTCATCAGCGACCTGAAGGCCGGGGGCCAGAAATACATCATGGACATGGTGGTCAACCACGCCGGCTACGGCGCGCGCGTGGTGTCGCAGCAGCCGGGCTGGTTCCACAGCAACTGCTCGGGCGACGAGATCAACTGCCCCCTCGCCGGGCTGCCCGACTTCCGGCAGGAGGACAGCGCGGTCGCCGCCTACCTGACCAACCTCAGCAAGAGCTGGACCTCGGCCTACGCCATCGACGCCATCCGCATGGATACGGTCAAGCACGTGCCCAACAGCTACTGGCAGAACTCCTGGGTGCCCGGCGTCCTGGCCGCGCGGCCCAACACCTTCCTGCTGGGCGAGGCCTTCCTGAGCGGCAGCGCCTCGCAGCTCAAGCCCTTCCTGGACGCGGGCTTCGACTCGACCTTCAACTTCCCGCTGCGCCAGGCCCTCGTGGACTCGCTGGGCAAGGGGGGCAGCCTCGACCGCCTCGCCGCTGGAATGCAGGACACGCTGGGCACCCTGGGGCTGGACCGCACCCTGCTCCAGACCAACCTGCTCGACAACCACGACGTGCCCCGGTTCGTGAACGAGCCGGGCTCGGGCGTGGCCGAGAGCGAGATCCGCACGCGTTACGGCCTCGCGCTGGGCGCCCTGATGACCCTGCCGGGCATTCCGCAGCTGTATTACGGCAACGAGCTGGGCATGTACGGCGGCAGCGACCCCGACAACCGGCGCGACATGCCCTCCTGGGCCTGGACGGACACGGGCCGCAGCAGTGCCCAGACTAACTTCCTGGCGGGCGGCGGCACCCCCAAGACCACCTACGACCTGACCAAGAAACTGATCGGGCTGCGCAAGGGCAACGAGGCGCTGTGGAAGGGCAACTACGCCGAGCTGTGGCGGCCGAACGGCGGCCAGAACGTCTTCGCCTTCTACCGGGGCAGCGGCACGAGCCGCGTGGTCGTGGTGATGAACAGCTCGGCCAGCTCGGCCAGCGTATCGCTCGACCTCCAGGGCAACGCGGGCATCAGCACCTCCGACAAGTCGGCGCTGGGCAACGGCACCGTCTTCAGCGACCTGCTGGGGGCCGGCGCGCCCGCGAGCGCGACCGTCTCGGGCGGCAAGCTGCCGGTCACGCTCGGGGCGGGCCGCATGGCCGTCTACCGCGCGGGCACGTCGTCGGGCGGGGGCGGCAGCACGGTCAGCGTCACCTATCAGGTCAGCGCCAGCACGAGCTACGGGCAGAACCTCTACCTCGTCGGGGACCGCAGCGAACTGGGGGCGTGGAATACGGACAGCGCCGTCCCCATGACCAGCAGCGCCTGCTCGGGTACGGTGTGCACCTGGAAGGCCACCGTGAGCCTGCCGCCCAGCGTGGCCACCGCCTTCAAATTCATCAAGAAGCCGGGCGACAGCGGCGCGGCCGTGACCTGGGAGGGGGGCAACAACCGCACCTACACGTCGCCGTCCAGCGGAACGGCGACCTACAGCGGGGGCAGCTGGCAGTAA
- a CDS encoding MATE family efflux transporter: protein MVLSQFASNALSLIATAVIGRLGTAELAAAAYANAAYYLVFIMLTGVMLSVAPRVAQAHGAGQPEGVARALHGGLRLALLLTAVALPLMWGVAALLPHVAPAGIRADLAADFLRVYSLGMLPTLAFTALRGSFEGTGRPRVVTGIAFGGLLWAALLSPSLAFGWGPLPRWGLLGAAAASASAAWVMALALWPLALRHVGRADLRGTGREVRALFGLGWPIGLTLGAEGGMFTVTTLLMARFGPDILAAHNVTLQAITAIFMIPLGIASATGVRVGHAAGAGHWAGARRAGLLGLGLATAVMLGFAALELLAPRVVLGVFVNVRDPQNAQLLATATLFLSIAALFQTVDGLQVTSNGALRGLQDTRVPLYVSLVAYWVVGLGLGSLLAFGLGVGARGLWFGLTAGLIFAAAALVWRFLTLTARRSGAGTPPV from the coding sequence GTGGTTCTCTCGCAGTTCGCCTCCAATGCCCTGTCGCTGATCGCCACGGCGGTGATCGGCCGCCTGGGCACCGCCGAACTGGCCGCCGCCGCGTACGCCAACGCCGCGTATTACCTGGTGTTCATCATGCTGACCGGGGTCATGCTCTCGGTCGCGCCGAGGGTCGCCCAGGCACACGGGGCCGGGCAGCCGGAAGGCGTGGCCCGCGCCCTGCACGGTGGCCTGCGGCTGGCGCTGCTGCTCACGGCGGTGGCCCTGCCGCTGATGTGGGGGGTCGCCGCCCTGCTGCCACACGTGGCCCCGGCGGGCATCCGCGCCGACCTGGCCGCCGACTTCCTGCGGGTGTACTCGCTGGGCATGCTGCCCACCCTGGCCTTCACCGCGCTGCGGGGCAGCTTCGAGGGCACCGGCCGGCCACGGGTCGTCACGGGCATCGCCTTCGGGGGCCTGCTGTGGGCAGCGCTGCTCAGCCCCTCGCTGGCCTTCGGGTGGGGGCCACTGCCCCGCTGGGGGCTGCTCGGGGCCGCCGCCGCCAGCGCCTCGGCGGCGTGGGTGATGGCCCTGGCGCTGTGGCCCCTGGCGCTGCGGCACGTCGGCCGGGCCGACCTGCGCGGGACCGGCCGCGAGGTCCGCGCGCTGTTCGGGCTGGGCTGGCCCATCGGCCTGACACTGGGGGCCGAGGGCGGCATGTTCACCGTGACCACCCTGCTGATGGCCCGGTTCGGCCCGGACATCCTCGCCGCGCACAACGTCACCCTTCAGGCGATCACGGCCATCTTCATGATTCCGCTGGGCATCGCCTCGGCCACCGGGGTCCGGGTCGGCCACGCCGCCGGGGCCGGACACTGGGCGGGCGCGCGCCGGGCCGGGCTGCTGGGGCTGGGGCTGGCGACCGCCGTCATGCTCGGCTTCGCGGCGCTGGAACTGCTGGCCCCGCGCGTGGTCCTGGGGGTCTTCGTGAATGTGCGCGACCCGCAGAACGCGCAGCTGCTCGCCACCGCCACCCTCTTCCTGAGCATCGCCGCACTGTTCCAGACGGTGGACGGCCTCCAGGTGACCTCCAACGGCGCCCTGCGCGGCCTACAGGACACCCGCGTTCCGCTGTACGTCTCGCTGGTCGCGTACTGGGTCGTCGGGCTGGGCCTGGGCAGTCTGCTGGCCTTCGGGCTGGGGGTGGGGGCGCGCGGGCTGTGGTTCGGCCTGACGGCGGGCCTGATCTTCGCGGCCGCCGCGCTCGTCTGGCGCTTCCTGACCCTCACGGCGCGCCGCAGCGGAGCCGGGACACCGCCCGTGTAG
- a CDS encoding PAS domain-containing sensor histidine kinase has protein sequence MSLVPGATPLSESGLSESEQSRLLDALSLPVWVADREGRLLYGNRAWQAAAGPEATPGTPFVQALHPDDRAGLLRLWGAEEHGAPPLQHTGRLRRADGSYATCRFEVQPLSRLPGEAPAWMGHAAELGAPLRETPPSTPTEAQRRLRELQERHHFSMQAASDVIWDCQLRSGHIVWNAALETLFGHPFTETTEAWWRGQVHPEDRARVEDSLRAIQDSNDATWEAEYRFRRADGQYADVLDRAFVLRDAGGLSVRMIGAMQDLTERKAAEARLRDQEAHLRLATRSADVGIWDYDPVGNVLRWDARTKALFGLAPDADVTYQESFVLGLHPDDRAATEAAVALALAPDGPAAYDIEYRTIGHGDGVVRWVDARGRAFFDQGVAVRFIGTVLDITERKHTEEELRLLNAALEQRVQERTAELLRTNAELRRSNMELERFAYITSHDLQEPLRTVASFVNLLELRYGHLFDDRARLYIGMALKGTERMKVLVEDVLTFSRMSGSRPAAQAIRAGIPLQEALDRLGQRLTETGAQVSFGDLPTVRGDGPQLAQLFQNLIGNALKFVAPGTAPRVQVAATREDGMWHFTVADNGIGIEPEYLQHVFELFKRLHTRDHYEGTGLGLSICQKIVEQQGGQIWVKSQLGQGSTFHFTLPAG, from the coding sequence ATGTCGCTGGTGCCGGGAGCCACTCCCCTGTCGGAATCGGGCCTGTCGGAATCGGAGCAGTCGCGCCTGCTGGACGCCCTGTCGCTGCCGGTCTGGGTGGCCGACCGGGAGGGCCGGCTGCTGTACGGCAACCGGGCCTGGCAGGCGGCCGCAGGTCCGGAGGCGACACCGGGCACGCCGTTCGTGCAGGCCCTCCACCCCGACGACCGTGCCGGGCTGTTGCGGCTCTGGGGCGCCGAGGAACACGGCGCGCCGCCCCTTCAGCACACGGGCCGGCTGCGCCGCGCCGACGGCAGCTACGCCACCTGCCGTTTCGAGGTTCAGCCGCTGTCCCGCCTGCCCGGCGAAGCTCCGGCCTGGATGGGCCATGCCGCCGAACTGGGCGCGCCGCTCCGGGAGACGCCGCCCTCCACCCCGACCGAGGCCCAGCGGCGGCTGCGCGAGTTGCAGGAACGCCACCATTTTTCCATGCAGGCGGCCAGCGACGTGATCTGGGACTGTCAGCTGCGCAGCGGCCACATCGTCTGGAACGCGGCGCTCGAGACCCTATTCGGCCACCCCTTCACGGAGACGACCGAGGCGTGGTGGCGTGGGCAGGTGCACCCCGAGGACCGCGCGCGCGTGGAGGACAGCCTGCGGGCCATCCAGGACAGCAACGACGCCACCTGGGAGGCGGAGTACCGTTTTCGCCGCGCCGACGGCCAGTACGCGGACGTGCTCGACCGCGCCTTCGTGCTGCGGGACGCCGGAGGCCTCTCGGTCCGCATGATCGGCGCCATGCAGGACCTGACCGAGCGCAAGGCGGCCGAGGCGCGGCTGCGTGACCAGGAGGCCCACCTGCGGCTGGCGACCCGGTCGGCCGACGTCGGCATCTGGGACTACGACCCGGTCGGGAACGTGCTGCGCTGGGACGCGCGGACCAAGGCGCTGTTCGGCCTCGCGCCGGACGCGGACGTGACCTACCAGGAGTCTTTCGTGCTGGGCCTGCATCCCGACGACCGCGCCGCGACCGAGGCGGCGGTGGCGCTGGCCCTGGCCCCGGACGGCCCGGCGGCCTACGACATCGAATACCGGACCATCGGCCACGGCGACGGCGTGGTGCGCTGGGTGGACGCGCGGGGCCGGGCCTTTTTCGACCAGGGCGTGGCGGTGCGCTTCATCGGCACGGTGCTCGACATCACCGAGCGCAAACACACCGAGGAGGAACTGCGGCTCCTGAACGCGGCCCTGGAACAGCGCGTCCAGGAGCGCACGGCCGAGCTGCTGCGCACGAACGCCGAGCTGCGCCGCAGCAACATGGAGCTGGAACGCTTCGCCTACATCACCTCGCATGACCTCCAGGAGCCGCTGCGTACGGTGGCGAGCTTCGTGAACCTGCTGGAGCTGCGCTACGGCCACCTGTTCGACGACCGCGCGCGGCTGTACATCGGCATGGCCCTCAAGGGCACCGAGCGCATGAAGGTGCTGGTCGAGGACGTGCTGACCTTTTCCCGCATGAGCGGCAGCCGTCCGGCGGCGCAGGCGATCCGGGCCGGCATTCCGCTTCAGGAGGCCCTCGACCGGCTCGGGCAGCGCCTCACCGAGACGGGCGCGCAGGTCAGCTTCGGGGACCTGCCGACGGTGCGGGGCGACGGCCCGCAGCTGGCCCAGCTGTTCCAGAACCTGATCGGCAACGCCCTGAAATTCGTGGCTCCAGGCACCGCCCCCCGCGTGCAGGTCGCGGCGACGCGCGAGGACGGCATGTGGCATTTCACGGTGGCCGACAACGGCATCGGCATCGAGCCGGAATACCTCCAGCACGTCTTCGAACTGTTCAAGCGCCTGCACACGCGCGACCACTACGAGGGCACCGGCCTGGGCCTGAGCATCTGTCAGAAGATCGTCGAGCAGCAGGGCGGGCAGATCTGGGTCAAGTCGCAGCTCGGCCAGGGCAGCACCTTCCATTTCACCCTGCCTGCCGGGTAG
- a CDS encoding IclR family transcriptional regulator, whose protein sequence is MKLPPTDRQEDAALPTLERPLHLLTFFTAKQPVWTLSGLARASGLPTASCLRAIRVLEKYQFLRRDHMEYRLGAQLLRLSAQVQAASPARRLASVHLDQLRRATGCPVSWSVLEGTEALTLDVLGTGTDPVPDEGTAGLPLDLTRGAVAQVLLAFASLDLRRAVLGPLTAGPLPDQPHREVLDGLTRKTWLALDPRTAGSSAELAAPVFQGNGALAAAIGLRAAVPSSRARLEHELHLLSQTAAKVSRELGYVREWHGDPAFLLQMLEGLGLLTLTGAAAVGSDLINYPA, encoded by the coding sequence ATGAAACTCCCCCCGACCGATCGGCAAGAAGACGCGGCCCTGCCCACCCTGGAGCGGCCACTGCATCTGCTGACCTTTTTTACGGCCAAACAGCCGGTCTGGACCCTGTCCGGCCTGGCGCGGGCCAGCGGCCTGCCGACCGCGAGCTGCCTGCGGGCCATCCGGGTGCTGGAGAAATACCAGTTTCTGCGCCGCGACCACATGGAATACCGTCTGGGCGCGCAACTGCTGCGCCTGAGTGCCCAGGTCCAGGCCGCCTCGCCCGCCCGGCGACTCGCCTCCGTGCATCTGGACCAGCTGCGCCGCGCCACCGGGTGCCCGGTGAGCTGGTCCGTGCTGGAGGGCACGGAGGCGCTGACACTCGACGTGCTGGGCACCGGAACGGATCCGGTACCGGACGAGGGAACGGCCGGCCTGCCGCTGGACCTCACGCGGGGGGCTGTGGCCCAGGTGCTGCTGGCCTTCGCGTCCCTGGACCTGCGCCGGGCAGTCCTCGGCCCCCTGACGGCCGGCCCCCTCCCGGACCAGCCCCACCGGGAGGTGCTCGACGGCCTGACCCGCAAGACCTGGCTGGCCCTGGACCCCCGCACGGCCGGCAGCAGCGCCGAGCTGGCCGCACCGGTCTTTCAGGGCAACGGGGCGCTGGCCGCCGCCATCGGCCTGCGGGCGGCGGTGCCCAGTTCGCGGGCGCGGCTGGAACACGAGCTCCACCTCCTGAGCCAGACGGCCGCGAAGGTGTCGCGCGAGCTGGGCTACGTGCGCGAGTGGCACGGGGACCCGGCCTTTCTCCTCCAGATGCTGGAGGGATTGGGCCTGCTCACCCTGACCGGGGCCGCCGCCGTCGGCAGCGACCTCATCAACTATCCGGCCTAG
- a CDS encoding S8 family peptidase, whose protein sequence is MNVRVTAATLGLTLLLAACGEQSPTAQAAPGTGLPTAAARTQAPLLGASNPDAIAGQYIVVFSDGAMPDLAAQSAGGLIGRLGLDPQGITVQHIYAAALNGFAARLSAQNLAKLQADRRVKYVQQDSVVRASATQSGAVWGLDRIDQRSLPLNGSYVYDTAASNVKVYIIDTGIRITHQEFGGRATWGTNQTGDGNNTDCGGHGTHVAGTVGSSTYGVAKSVKLVAVKVLGCNGSGSNSGIIAGINWAVSNKGSATAIANMSLGGGRDQASNDAVNTAVNKGLFIAVAAGNENQDACNVSPASAEKALTVGATTRSDRRADPNDWGYTQAGSPLGSNYGSCVDLFAPGTGITSTLSTGDTAVSGATWNGTSMATPHVAGAAALILAANPSYTPDQIRAALLNSATTGKLSNLGGSVDRLLFTNPGGGTTDPAPTPNTQTYTGSVAAGQNSYQPNTTGFNYAGGTLKASLSGPAGTDFDLYLYRYQNGAWSVVAQSDGSTSTEGVTYTAAAGTYIWGIYAYSGSGSYTLTESK, encoded by the coding sequence ATGAACGTACGTGTCACTGCCGCGACCCTGGGTCTCACTCTTCTTCTCGCCGCCTGTGGGGAGCAGTCCCCCACCGCTCAGGCCGCCCCGGGCACCGGGCTGCCCACCGCCGCTGCCCGCACGCAGGCGCCGCTGCTGGGTGCCAGCAATCCCGACGCCATCGCCGGCCAGTACATCGTCGTGTTCAGCGACGGAGCGATGCCCGACCTCGCGGCCCAGAGTGCCGGCGGCCTGATCGGTCGCCTGGGCCTCGATCCGCAGGGCATCACGGTGCAGCACATCTACGCCGCCGCCCTGAACGGCTTCGCGGCCCGGCTCAGTGCCCAGAACCTCGCCAAACTTCAGGCGGACAGGCGCGTGAAGTATGTCCAGCAGGACAGCGTGGTCCGGGCGAGCGCCACGCAGTCCGGCGCGGTCTGGGGCCTGGACCGCATCGACCAGCGCAGCCTGCCCCTCAACGGCAGCTACGTCTATGACACGGCCGCCAGTAACGTGAAGGTCTACATCATCGACACCGGGATCCGCATCACGCACCAGGAATTCGGCGGGCGCGCCACCTGGGGCACCAACCAGACGGGCGACGGCAACAACACGGACTGCGGCGGGCACGGCACCCACGTGGCCGGCACGGTGGGCAGCAGCACCTACGGCGTCGCCAAGAGCGTGAAACTCGTGGCGGTCAAGGTGCTCGGCTGCAACGGCTCGGGCTCCAACAGCGGCATCATCGCCGGCATCAACTGGGCGGTGAGCAACAAGGGCAGCGCCACGGCCATCGCCAACATGAGCCTCGGGGGCGGGCGCGATCAGGCCTCGAACGACGCGGTGAACACTGCCGTCAACAAGGGCCTGTTCATCGCCGTCGCCGCCGGCAACGAGAATCAGGACGCCTGCAACGTGTCCCCGGCCAGCGCCGAGAAGGCCTTGACCGTGGGGGCCACGACCAGGAGCGACCGGCGCGCCGATCCCAACGACTGGGGCTACACGCAGGCGGGCAGTCCCCTGGGCAGCAACTACGGCAGTTGCGTGGACCTCTTCGCGCCCGGCACCGGCATCACCAGCACGCTGAGCACCGGCGACACGGCCGTCAGCGGCGCCACCTGGAACGGCACCTCCATGGCGACCCCGCACGTGGCGGGCGCGGCGGCCCTCATCCTGGCGGCCAACCCCAGCTATACCCCCGACCAGATCCGCGCGGCGCTGCTGAACAGCGCGACGACCGGCAAGTTGTCGAACCTCGGCGGCAGCGTGGACCGCCTGCTCTTCACGAATCCCGGCGGCGGCACCACGGACCCGGCCCCCACGCCGAACACCCAGACCTACACCGGTTCCGTCGCGGCAGGCCAGAACAGCTACCAGCCCAACACCACCGGCTTCAACTACGCGGGCGGCACCCTCAAGGCGTCCCTGAGCGGGCCAGCGGGCACGGACTTCGACCTCTACCTCTACCGGTACCAGAACGGCGCCTGGAGCGTCGTCGCCCAGAGTGACGGCAGCACCAGCACGGAGGGCGTCACCTACACGGCGGCGGCCGGCACCTACATCTGGGGAATCTACGCCTACTCGGGCAGCGGCAGCTACACCCTGACCGAAAGCAAGTAA
- a CDS encoding tetratricopeptide repeat protein, translated as MLTEVTQLRSKLETSPAGDRATLLLELAHQLWNVDAHEGLAVADEAEGLLCPERDPGAWATLSVTRSLLLGRVGRYAQALERLDALQPTLQGLGDTALLSKSWNARGIVLSNLGRFPEALQCFLASEGICEDARNHWMLCAVLNNLGVAYDRMGRHDEAFGYFQRSLRLSVAIGREDTHTQTLDNLGNNRRHLGLWRDALAYQTEALELSRASGNAYSVLISTTNMAECLGAQGERERAEHLFTEAAALARSLEDAEHLVDLLGAHAQLCRQWGQEERAASMLREAIGLSGRMGGYHCELTDRLHLAQVLLDADPVEAAGQLRAALALPDHAGTRAARAEVYRHLAELARPGDPRQAGHYEAQRRQLEDAARTQEEAWRLAVPQAEDHVASWREAAARRGVALHLTPFRPLDASPARSPRTAGSREEVARALAEHFEGARRRFEDLAVLAVTVQSAGNTPEQARRRMEEWIARQVPGAVRLGDTAPLITVFALPQTPPQEASRLAQAAAHDRPDLGLSVGCCTTTAWAQAEDMLRAAERLLEQAVGLGGSRAVATASPPN; from the coding sequence ATGTTGACTGAGGTCACGCAACTCCGGTCCAAGCTCGAAACCTCCCCGGCTGGCGACCGGGCGACGCTGCTGCTCGAACTGGCGCACCAGCTGTGGAATGTGGACGCCCACGAGGGATTGGCCGTGGCCGACGAGGCCGAGGGGCTGCTCTGCCCGGAGCGCGATCCGGGGGCCTGGGCCACGCTGTCGGTCACCCGGTCGCTGCTGCTGGGGCGTGTGGGCCGGTACGCACAGGCCCTGGAGCGGCTCGACGCCCTCCAGCCGACACTTCAGGGGCTGGGCGACACGGCGCTGCTCTCCAAGAGCTGGAACGCGCGCGGCATCGTGCTCTCGAACCTGGGGCGTTTTCCGGAGGCGTTGCAGTGCTTCCTGGCGAGCGAGGGCATCTGCGAGGACGCCCGCAACCACTGGATGCTCTGCGCGGTCCTGAACAACCTGGGGGTGGCCTACGACCGGATGGGCCGCCACGACGAGGCCTTCGGCTATTTCCAGCGTTCCCTGAGGCTCAGCGTCGCCATCGGCCGTGAGGACACCCACACGCAGACCCTGGACAACCTGGGCAACAACCGCCGGCACCTCGGGCTGTGGCGCGACGCGCTGGCCTACCAGACGGAGGCGCTGGAGCTGTCGCGGGCGTCCGGCAACGCCTACAGCGTCCTGATCTCGACGACGAACATGGCCGAGTGCCTGGGCGCCCAGGGCGAGCGGGAGCGGGCCGAGCACCTGTTCACCGAGGCGGCGGCCCTGGCGCGGTCGCTGGAGGACGCCGAACATCTGGTCGATCTGCTCGGGGCCCATGCCCAGCTGTGCCGCCAGTGGGGCCAGGAGGAGCGGGCCGCGTCCATGCTGCGCGAGGCGATCGGCCTCAGCGGGCGCATGGGCGGATACCACTGCGAGCTGACCGACCGGCTCCACCTCGCCCAGGTGCTGCTGGACGCGGACCCTGTGGAGGCGGCCGGGCAGTTGCGGGCCGCGCTGGCCCTGCCCGACCACGCCGGCACCCGCGCGGCGCGCGCAGAAGTCTACCGGCACCTCGCGGAGCTCGCGCGCCCCGGCGACCCCCGGCAGGCCGGACACTACGAGGCCCAGCGCCGGCAGCTGGAAGACGCGGCCCGCACCCAGGAGGAGGCGTGGCGGCTGGCCGTCCCGCAGGCCGAGGACCATGTCGCCTCCTGGCGGGAGGCGGCGGCGCGCCGGGGTGTGGCCCTTCACCTCACCCCGTTTCGTCCGCTGGACGCTTCCCCTGCCCGGTCGCCCCGCACGGCCGGCAGCCGGGAGGAGGTGGCCAGGGCGCTGGCGGAGCACTTCGAGGGTGCGCGGCGGCGCTTCGAGGACCTGGCCGTCCTGGCGGTCACCGTCCAGAGCGCAGGCAACACGCCGGAGCAGGCACGCCGCCGCATGGAGGAGTGGATCGCGCGGCAGGTGCCCGGCGCGGTCCGGCTCGGGGACACCGCGCCGCTCATCACGGTCTTCGCCCTGCCGCAGACCCCGCCGCAGGAGGCGTCCCGTCTGGCCCAGGCCGCCGCCCACGACCGGCCGGACCTCGGGCTGAGCGTGGGCTGCTGCACCACGACGGCCTGGGCCCAGGCCGAGGACATGCTNCGGGCCGCCGAGCGGCTGCTGGAGCAGGCCGTCGGCCTGGGGGGCAGCCGCGCCGTCGCCACCGCCTCCCCACCGAACTAG
- a CDS encoding carboxypeptidase M32, with translation MTQPPESEFQRRSGEVNDLLCVLNLLTWDARTQMPPGGEQTRAQQLATVSALARARALDPAFEQAAQEARGDPAQAVAAAQALEAVQAMRRVPEALTRELALLKSGAQAAWAQARAQSDFAAFAPMLTRMVQLNRELAEALGYGDHPYDALLNLYEPGLTGAALTPLFARLRTHHVALLRRVQAQPAPRTDFLRRHYPAAEQRGLCLSAAQTFGYDLTRGRLDESAHPFEISFTRQDVRITTRIQENFLSGALFGTLHETGHALYEQGVSPDLTRTVLASDLLGLYAVGGSSYGTHESQSRLWENRIGRSQAYWALHYPALQARFPEQLGDVSAAEFHRAVNEVRPSLIRVEADELTYDLHIMLRVELERDLIGGQLEVAGLPEAWNARMKADLGLDVPDDRRGVLQDIHWSSGLFGSFPTYTVGNVMASQFYEAAAQALPDLGAQLGRGDYAPLREWLTGQIYRHGRSLVPHDLLVRATGRGLDPEPYLRYLSGKYEDLYGLN, from the coding sequence ATGACCCAGCCCCCCGAATCCGAATTTCAGCGGCGCTCCGGCGAAGTGAACGACCTGCTGTGCGTCCTGAACCTCCTGACCTGGGACGCCCGCACCCAGATGCCCCCCGGCGGCGAGCAGACGCGCGCCCAGCAGCTGGCGACCGTCAGTGCCCTGGCGCGCGCGCGGGCGCTGGACCCGGCCTTCGAGCAGGCGGCCCAGGAGGCGCGCGGCGACCCGGCGCAGGCGGTCGCGGCGGCCCAGGCGCTGGAGGCGGTGCAGGCCATGCGCCGCGTGCCGGAAGCCCTGACCCGCGAACTGGCGCTGCTGAAGAGTGGGGCACAGGCCGCCTGGGCGCAGGCCAGGGCGCAGAGCGACTTCGCGGCCTTCGCGCCGATGCTGACCCGCATGGTGCAGCTCAACCGCGAGCTGGCCGAGGCCCTGGGCTACGGGGATCATCCCTACGACGCCCTGCTGAACCTGTACGAACCGGGGCTGACGGGCGCGGCCCTGACCCCGCTGTTCGCCCGGTTGCGCACGCACCATGTGGCGCTGCTGCGGCGCGTCCAGGCGCAGCCCGCTCCCCGGACCGACTTCCTGCGCCGCCACTACCCGGCGGCCGAGCAGCGCGGGCTGTGTCTGAGCGCCGCCCAGACCTTCGGCTACGACCTCACGCGCGGGCGGCTCGACGAGTCGGCGCACCCCTTCGAGATCAGCTTCACGCGCCAGGACGTGCGCATCACCACGCGGATCCAGGAGAACTTTCTCAGCGGGGCGCTGTTCGGCACCCTGCACGAGACCGGGCACGCGCTGTACGAGCAGGGGGTGAGCCCGGACCTCACCCGTACGGTGCTCGCCAGCGACCTGCTGGGCCTCTACGCCGTGGGGGGCAGCAGCTACGGCACCCACGAGAGCCAGTCGCGGCTGTGGGAAAACCGCATCGGGCGCTCGCAGGCCTACTGGGCGCTGCACTATCCGGCCCTTCAGGCGCGCTTTCCGGAGCAGCTCGGGGACGTGAGCGCCGCAGAGTTCCACCGCGCCGTGAACGAGGTGCGTCCCAGCCTGATCCGCGTGGAGGCCGACGAACTCACCTACGACCTGCACATCATGCTGCGGGTCGAGCTGGAACGCGACCTCATCGGCGGCCAGCTGGAGGTGGCCGGGCTGCCCGAGGCCTGGAACGCCCGCATGAAGGCCGACCTGGGCCTGGATGTCCCCGACGACCGCCGGGGGGTCTTGCAGGACATCCACTGGTCGTCGGGCCTGTTCGGCTCGTTCCCGACCTACACCGTGGGCAACGTGATGGCCTCGCAGTTCTACGAGGCGGCGGCGCAGGCCCTTCCCGACCTGGGGGCGCAGCTCGGCCGGGGCGACTACGCGCCGCTGCGCGAGTGGCTCACCGGGCAGATCTACCGGCACGGCCGGTCCCTCGTGCCCCACGACCTGCTGGTGCGCGCCACCGGGCGCGGCCTGGACCCCGAGCCCTACCTGCGTTACCTCAGTGGCAAGTACGAAGACCTGTACGGGCTGAACTGA